A region from the Deltaproteobacteria bacterium genome encodes:
- a CDS encoding CHASE2 domain-containing protein has translation MVNVENNRAVPWVIGIAVTMLVSVFQFTGVFDRFDYVFHDYFLEQRGSLDLDSRILLVDVDDKSFDAFGWPMERGLYANLLLLAHQNGAKVVGFDVLFLDESRWGEEDDLIFGQAIKNFGPVVLPHDYQVYTPPQISPESGLFLADESSAPFEKLGVTGKHKAHLKADNQLDGIIRHVPIQLDDGTKSVPWTLSLAMLRAAHPETFKAELVDDQLRVSAWSEEANATIDLMGPHNAAVYFKTAEPEKTVVSLFDVLAAAQGENTDLNLKELFQDKYVMVGVSAAALGDRGSIPIANDAALTIVHAHMLDNILSDSFVRPLKDWSMILLLLAIAWSISILSLRGRVVPSTVMCWVVFGGICFGAYQSLVVNQIVIPLSAPLMAIAFSALGGNLYRRFIVEKQERFVREVFGRFVSPDVLDQLMNEPAEMKLQGRRRHVSVLFSDIVGYTTLSNELTEMEIVYLLRDYLDPMSRSVMRHGGTVDKIMGDGIMAFFGDPMDQPNHAVNAVKCANDMHKELVVLNKRLASEGRSQLSIRVGIATGTVYSGNFGSDDRIEYTVIGQAVNLAARLESKARKGTTLISSETYKAVLDEFPCRLVNKIALKGYAELQNAYEVLDPRKVDELQELSENLRKHPRLELMLPVQVELNGWKLHGEVDNISAGGIFIRAGQSFPMGTNLILHLRIPVGSRDVPLTIEGIVVHVRDGVKEEIGIGIQFTSLRSSERQGLEQLLTMLLGECEEQLPMSELKSDVTGKSEFEITAADFVAPQLASMLDMPLGGDDALEQLEEV, from the coding sequence TTGGTAAACGTTGAAAATAATCGAGCAGTCCCGTGGGTGATTGGTATTGCGGTCACCATGTTGGTGAGCGTGTTTCAGTTCACAGGAGTTTTTGACCGCTTCGATTATGTGTTCCATGATTATTTTTTAGAGCAGCGTGGTTCTTTAGATCTGGATTCCCGTATTTTACTTGTCGATGTAGACGATAAATCTTTCGACGCTTTTGGCTGGCCGATGGAGCGGGGGCTCTATGCAAATCTGCTGCTTCTAGCGCACCAAAACGGTGCGAAAGTTGTGGGGTTTGATGTTCTCTTTTTGGATGAGAGTCGCTGGGGCGAAGAGGACGATTTGATTTTTGGGCAAGCCATCAAAAACTTCGGACCAGTTGTTCTACCCCATGATTACCAGGTTTATACGCCGCCGCAGATATCTCCTGAATCGGGTTTGTTTTTGGCCGATGAAAGCTCAGCTCCGTTCGAAAAACTGGGCGTCACCGGTAAGCATAAAGCTCACCTGAAAGCCGATAACCAGCTTGATGGTATTATTCGCCATGTACCCATTCAATTAGACGATGGGACAAAGTCTGTTCCGTGGACACTTTCTCTGGCGATGCTTCGTGCGGCCCATCCCGAGACCTTTAAAGCTGAGCTTGTGGATGATCAGCTGAGAGTTTCGGCCTGGAGTGAAGAGGCGAACGCCACCATTGATTTAATGGGTCCTCACAACGCTGCGGTTTATTTCAAAACGGCCGAACCAGAGAAAACAGTTGTTTCTCTTTTTGATGTTTTGGCAGCGGCTCAGGGTGAAAACACGGACCTTAATTTAAAAGAGCTCTTCCAGGATAAGTATGTGATGGTTGGCGTGTCTGCGGCAGCGCTTGGGGACCGGGGATCGATTCCAATTGCCAATGACGCTGCTCTTACCATTGTTCATGCCCATATGTTGGACAATATACTGAGTGACTCGTTTGTAAGGCCACTTAAAGACTGGTCTATGATTTTACTCTTACTAGCCATTGCCTGGTCAATCAGTATTCTGTCCCTGCGTGGGCGGGTGGTGCCAAGCACCGTCATGTGTTGGGTGGTGTTTGGTGGTATTTGCTTTGGGGCTTACCAAAGCCTTGTCGTCAATCAAATCGTTATACCGCTTTCTGCCCCTTTAATGGCCATTGCCTTTAGTGCTCTGGGTGGAAATTTATACCGGCGTTTTATTGTCGAGAAGCAAGAGCGTTTTGTCCGCGAAGTGTTTGGCCGTTTTGTGTCGCCCGATGTCTTAGACCAACTCATGAATGAACCTGCGGAAATGAAGCTCCAGGGCAGGCGTCGCCACGTGAGCGTTTTGTTCTCTGATATTGTTGGCTACACCACACTCTCCAACGAGCTCACCGAAATGGAAATTGTTTACCTTCTGCGTGATTACTTGGATCCCATGTCTCGAAGCGTGATGCGACATGGAGGCACCGTCGATAAAATTATGGGCGATGGGATTATGGCATTTTTTGGAGATCCTATGGACCAACCGAACCATGCGGTCAATGCAGTTAAATGTGCCAACGATATGCACAAAGAGCTGGTCGTCCTAAATAAGCGGTTGGCCAGCGAAGGCCGCTCACAGTTGAGCATTCGTGTGGGTATCGCCACAGGCACCGTATACTCCGGTAATTTCGGATCTGACGATAGAATTGAATACACGGTGATTGGCCAAGCAGTTAATCTTGCGGCTCGTTTGGAGAGCAAAGCGCGTAAGGGGACCACGCTGATAAGCTCTGAGACCTACAAAGCAGTTTTGGATGAATTCCCATGCCGGTTGGTCAATAAGATTGCCTTAAAGGGCTATGCAGAACTTCAAAATGCCTATGAAGTGCTCGACCCGCGCAAGGTTGATGAGCTTCAAGAGCTCAGTGAGAACCTCCGAAAGCATCCAAGACTAGAATTGATGCTTCCCGTTCAAGTGGAGCTTAATGGGTGGAAGCTTCATGGTGAGGTGGATAACATTTCGGCTGGCGGAATATTTATTCGGGCAGGTCAATCATTTCCCATGGGAACGAACCTCATTCTCCATTTAAGAATTCCAGTGGGGAGCCGAGATGTTCCCTTAACCATCGAAGGAATCGTTGTCCATGTGCGTGACGGGGTGAAGGAGGAAATTGGCATTGGTATCCAGTTCACCAGCCTGCGGTCTAGTGAGCGCCAGGGCTTGGAGCAATTGTTGACTATGCTCTTGGGCGAATGTGAAGAGCAATTGCCGATGTCCGAGCTAAAATCTGATGTGACGGGTAAAAGTGAATTTGAAATAACAGCTGCTGATTTTGTAGCACCTCAGTTGGCAAGTATGTTGGATATGCCGCTTGGGGGCGACGACGCTCTCGAGCAGTTGGAGGAAGTCTGA